In the Vibrio agarivorans genome, GTATGGTGGCAGCAGCACCACTTGATGCAAGAAAAAATGCTGGGCCAGAACTTTGATTTGATTTACCAAGAATGTTCCAACCCGCATGTAAAAACGCCGATACCACGACCAGCAAGATAGCCAATATAGACATGCTTTGTGTTCGCTATCGCTTGAGTTCAGCTAGAGATTCAATGCTGATCGCATCGTGTCGCCAATATTCGATATCACAGTCGATCAATTCACCGGTTTGACTGTAGTTGATGCGCTCGACCACCATCGCGGGTGTGCCTGATGTGGCTCGCAGTGACTGAGCTGTGTCGCCTAATAGCGAACTGGTGCTCACACGATATTTGATCTTTGAATAAACCACACCAAAGTGCTCGCGGTAGATATCCGTCAATGACATTGAGAGATCAAAGTCCAATAGGTTCGGGAACAGTTCTGGGCGAACATAGTTGGTCACATGCATGACAGGTCTATCTTCCAGACTACGAACGCGATCAATACGGTGCACTTCTGAGAACGGAGGTAGACCGAGTAGCGTCGATGCGTGCTTTGGCGCCAGCATGGTTTTCGCACCCAATAGCTGAGTAGTCGCCACACGGCCTTGAGATTTGGCCATGTTCATAAAGTTGAGGGTTTGAGTCGGGTCATAGACCAGCGGCTCTGGTGAAATAAACCAACCACGGCGATCTTCTCGATAGATACGCCCTTCTGCTTCAAGTAGAGATAACGCTTCGCGTAAGGTCACTCGTGTGGTGTCGAATGATTCCGCGAGTTTGCGTTCAGCAGGCAGCTTTTGACGTGGTGAAAGCATGCCTGATTCGATTTGTTCCACAATCACATCTTTAATTTTTACGTACTGCAACTCAGTATCCTTTCTATATCCACCTCTTAACGCAGTGTTAAGAGGTGTTTTATCTTATTCTAATTTATATCGTGAGTGAATCATCATCACCCAAAACTCTGAGCTAGCGTTTGCGCCACGCTTGCGTTTTACTTTCGATCCACTTGCCCAGCGTCATATGCAATAATTTTGCACTCCCTGCTGAAAGCATGATCATGACAGCCATCGCTGCCGCCGCGCCTGTTTGACCGGCATCATCCATATTCAATACTGCGACAGAGGCAGGAATCGTGTTGGTTGAATATAAGAAAACAACGGCCGACGTCGTGGTCATCGCATTGATAAACATATAGGTCGCAATGTCTAAAATAGCCGGCATGCACACAGGTAAAGTCACTTTAAAGAATAACTTATATTGAGGCAACTTAACTGAGGCAGCAGTCGCTTCAATCTCTTCTGGTAACTGCTTCAGTGCTGTCACGGCCGTCATATGCCCCACAGTGTAATAGTGAACCACCGTATTAATGACCAAGAAAATCATTGTTCCGTAGAGTACATTTAACGGGTTGTTGGCATCATTGAAATAGAAGATATAGCCTAAACCTAACACCATGCCCGGTACTGCCATCGGGACAATACTCAACATCTGCATTAGCTGACGCACTGGCGCAAACGCGCGCCCTTTTTCGATACAGTAAGCACCGATAAAGATCACTGTCGTACCCACAATCGCACTCCACAAACCCAACTTGAGTGAGTTATAGAAAGGTGCCCAGCCATAGGTACTCATTTCTGCAAAGTTGTAGTTATTTAACGACAGGGTTTTATTCCATGGCCAAAATGTCACGAGTGAGCCATACACTGCCATACCGAGAACGGCGATAACCGCCACACAGATCAGCGAACAGTAGACAAAGCACAGGGTGTCTTTGACCTTGTTAGGCTCTGGTTGGTAAGCCACTGAGCGAGTATCAAACAGATTCTTTTGCTTCTTCTTAACCCAGCGGTCAGCAGCAAACGCCAAACATGCCGGTAGCAGAAGTAAAATACTGGTCACCGCACCCATTGAGAAGTTTTGTTGACCCACAACCTGCTTGAAGATGTCAGTCGCAAGAACGTTATAACTACCACCAATCACTTTAGGCACACCAAAGTCACACACCACCAGCGTAAATACGACAATCAGGGTACTGATCAAACCGTATTTTGCGGCAGGTAAAGTGACAATAAAGAAGGTCTTGAAGGGTGATGTTTTTAGTGCGCGAGCCGCCTCATACAAGCGTGCATCAGAGGTGCGCAGTGAGGTAGTCAGAATCATCAATGCATGCGGGAAAGTCCAAAATATCAGACCCATAGAGATCCCCACCAGACCATACACCGAATTACCCATCAGGAGATCTCTAGCGACGCCTTGATTACCAAATAAGTAAATAAGACTGATCGCGGGTAACAGAGACGGGGCAAGGATCGGCGCGGTACCGAGTACTTGAAATAGCCCCTTCATTGGCATGCAAGAACGCGTAATCGCATAGGCGTATCCGAACGCTAACGTGGTCACGATCACCGTTACTAAAAGTCCGAGCGTAAAGGTATTCTCGACCGAGCGCCATAACGCCTCAGAAGCAAAGTAAGTGGCAAAGTTTTCTAAACCAACAAACTCACCTTGCGAGTTTTGCACACTCTTTTTCAGCATCGCCCAAAGCGGCATCAAGATAAACAAGATCATGCACACCGACAAGAACGCTAAAAAGCCGCCCAAAATCAAGTTGTCTTTGCTGACTCGCTGAGTCCATGAGCGGGAAGCGCGTTGGTTGACGGTATTCGATTGCATCGGGGTCATCTCCATTGAAGTCACCTATGCTGCTTTGTTGAGTTTGGCAGCGGCATGCTTGGCATAACCTCGAAGGCCTTGCTGCTCAAAACCGATATACCGAATGTCACCACGAGTGAGTTTAAGCTCTTTGCTTAGTCTTACTGGCATATCAACATAGATCAGTTTCTCTGGATTCGCGTCTTGCAGTCGGCATTCAACGCGGCAGAAAGCACCTAAGAATTCGACACCTGCGACTTTAACGGGAATCGCATTTCGATAGTCTGTAACAAAGTGAAGCTGCTCCGGACGCACCGCAATATCGAGGTAATCGCCACTTTTTAACACCATATTATCTAGCTCTGGCTTAGCGATTAAACTTTCACCAATGCGCACTTGCGTGTCACTGACCACTGAGGTTTCAATGAAGTTCATGCTGCCAACAAACTCTGCAACAAAGCGTGTGGCCGGTTGCTGGTATATCTCTTCAGGCGTACCCACTTGCTCAATCACGCCGTGATTCATCACCACGATGCGATCGGCCATAGTTAGCGCTTCATCTTGATCATGCGTAACCATAATCGTCGTGATACCCAACTTACGCTGAAGCTGACAAATTTCATCACGCAAGTGAGTGCGTACTTTGGCGTCTAGAGCAGATAAAGGTTCATCTAATAGCAGTAAACCCGGTGAAAGTGCGAGCGCACGTGCTAATGCAACACGCTGCTGCTGGCCACCAGATAGTTGGTTCGGGAACTTTTGCCCAGATGTCGGTAGGCCAATCGTTTCCAGCCATTCATCGACCTTTTCTAAGGCTTCTTTGGTCGGCATGCCTTGGTTTTTAAGGCCAATGGCAATGTTTTCTTGTACGGTAAGGTTCGGAAACAGGGCATAAGATTGGAAGACAATACCAAAGTCGCGCTTTTCTGGCGGCAAGAATGTCGTATCATTGCCATCTTGCGAGATAACGCCTGCAGTTGGTAAGTCTAAACCTGCGATAGCGCGCAATAGGGTTGTTTTACCACAGCCTGATGGGCCTAAAAAACACACAAACTCTCCCTTTTCAATTGAAAGAGAGATCTGTTTTAATGCAGTGAACTGTCCAAATTGCTTCACAACATTTTCAATATTCAAATAAGGTTGGGTGGTCATCTCTCGACACTCCTTTCATGGTATATACCAATGATAGAAATGTAATATTTCAGCTGCGTGACATATTTTTATCAAGTTTGTGAATAACGATCTGACGTTAGAAAAATAGATAGGCTGTATTGGTTTTGATTGTACGACAAAGGGTTAGCACCACAGTGCTAACCCTCATTATAATTTGTCGCTACGCATTATTATGAATGCATGATTAAGGATACGCGATTAAGAGCGTGGCTCTGATTTCGCGTCAAACTTCGCTGCCCATTTCTTTAGAACGTCAGCACGCTCGTTACCCATGCGAGCAAAATCCATCTCCGCCATGTTGGTTTCAACATCTGGGAAGTGCGCAACGGTTGCTTCCACTTCTTTATGACCAACAACTGGGTACATTTCTACGTAAAGCTCATTCGCCGCTTTTGAAATAGACCAATCAACAACACGCTTGGCTGCATCAGACTCTTTCACTAGACCAACTGCTTCAGATTCCCAGCCGATGCCTGCAGGTGTGATTACCGCTAGAGGCGCACCTTGTGTTTTTAGACGTGCACCGCGGCTTGCCATAGAAATACCGATAGCGACTTCACCCATACCCGCTTCAACACATGGCTTAGAGCCTGAGTGTGTGTAGTGAGCGATGTTGTCGTCAAGTTTCTGCATGTAGCTCCAACCTTGGTCTTCACCCATGTTTTGTAGCCATGCTGAAACCTGCATGTAGCCTGTACCCGAAGACGCTGGGTTTGGCATTGAGATGTGACCTTTGTACACAGGGTTGGTTAAGTCTTCCCAGCTCTTAGGCATTGGTAGATTTAGCTGCTCAGCAACGATTTCGTTGAAACAGATAGCGTTAAAGAATGCATCGTTACCAAACCAAGCTTGCTCACCTTCAGGGTCGTTTAGGCTGACACGAAGGTCATCAACACCATTAGGTGTGTATGACGTCAAGATACCTTCGTTCTTTAGAAGAGCCATTGAAGAGCCCGCAAGACCCCATACAACTTCTGCTTGTGGGTTGTTTTTCTCAGCCAAAAGTTTCGCTGTCATGATACCTGTTGAATCACGTACCCAGTTGATTGAAATGTCTGGGTTCTCTGCTTCAAAAGCATTTTTGTATTTCGCTAGGATGTCAGTTTCAAATGCGGTGTATACCGTCACTTCTTGTGCTGCAAATGCATTTGTTGCAAGTAACGAAACAAGTGTTGCGATTGAACCTTTAACAAAACGGTTGCTCATCATCTTCTCCAATAAAGATCGTAGTTATGTATTTTTGTCATGTGTCGCCGTGATTTTGGTCTGCACCAGATGACGTTAATTACAGTAGAGGGCAGATATGACGATTTAGTGAACGGAACATGGCAGAAAAAATACAAAACATGACAGTTCGGTGGCTCAAAATCTGAGTATCGTTGTGAGTATGAAAGTTTTATGAAGATCAAAAGCGGCCTATTTACCCCGAAATAGAACCACTGCTACAGTAGCGTTAAATTTGGTATAGTCCAAGAGAAAAGACAATGAGAAATGAATATCTACTACTCACACCAGGCCCTCTATCCACTACAGAGACGGTCCGCTCAGCGATGTTGAAGGACTGGTGTACTTGGGATGACGACTACAACAAAGAAGTCGTCGAAGTCATTCGCCGCAAGTTAGCTGCGTTGGCAACACAGCAACCTGGCTATACCAGTGTTCTTATGCAAGGTAGTGGTACCGCTTCAGTTGAAGCAACCATTGGTTCAGCAATGAAGACGGGCGATAAACTGCTGGTAGTAGATAACGGTGCATACGGCGCACGCATCGCGCAAATTGCAGAGTATCTCAATATTGACTGCCATGTTGTTTCTCCCGGTGAGACAGCTCAACCAGACCTAAAAGAGATGGAGCAAGTGCTAACCAAGGATAGTGCTATTACTCATGTCGCTATCGTGCACTGTGAAACGACAACAGGCATGCTTAACCCTATTCAATCCATC is a window encoding:
- a CDS encoding putative 2-aminoethylphosphonate ABC transporter ATP-binding protein → MTTQPYLNIENVVKQFGQFTALKQISLSIEKGEFVCFLGPSGCGKTTLLRAIAGLDLPTAGVISQDGNDTTFLPPEKRDFGIVFQSYALFPNLTVQENIAIGLKNQGMPTKEALEKVDEWLETIGLPTSGQKFPNQLSGGQQQRVALARALALSPGLLLLDEPLSALDAKVRTHLRDEICQLQRKLGITTIMVTHDQDEALTMADRIVVMNHGVIEQVGTPEEIYQQPATRFVAEFVGSMNFIETSVVSDTQVRIGESLIAKPELDNMVLKSGDYLDIAVRPEQLHFVTDYRNAIPVKVAGVEFLGAFCRVECRLQDANPEKLIYVDMPVRLSKELKLTRGDIRYIGFEQQGLRGYAKHAAAKLNKAA
- a CDS encoding putative 2-aminoethylphosphonate ABC transporter permease subunit → MTPMQSNTVNQRASRSWTQRVSKDNLILGGFLAFLSVCMILFILMPLWAMLKKSVQNSQGEFVGLENFATYFASEALWRSVENTFTLGLLVTVIVTTLAFGYAYAITRSCMPMKGLFQVLGTAPILAPSLLPAISLIYLFGNQGVARDLLMGNSVYGLVGISMGLIFWTFPHALMILTTSLRTSDARLYEAARALKTSPFKTFFIVTLPAAKYGLISTLIVVFTLVVCDFGVPKVIGGSYNVLATDIFKQVVGQQNFSMGAVTSILLLLPACLAFAADRWVKKKQKNLFDTRSVAYQPEPNKVKDTLCFVYCSLICVAVIAVLGMAVYGSLVTFWPWNKTLSLNNYNFAEMSTYGWAPFYNSLKLGLWSAIVGTTVIFIGAYCIEKGRAFAPVRQLMQMLSIVPMAVPGMVLGLGYIFYFNDANNPLNVLYGTMIFLVINTVVHYYTVGHMTAVTALKQLPEEIEATAASVKLPQYKLFFKVTLPVCMPAILDIATYMFINAMTTTSAVVFLYSTNTIPASVAVLNMDDAGQTGAAAAMAVMIMLSAGSAKLLHMTLGKWIESKTQAWRKR
- the phnR gene encoding phosphonate utilization transcriptional regulator PhnR, which gives rise to MQYVKIKDVIVEQIESGMLSPRQKLPAERKLAESFDTTRVTLREALSLLEAEGRIYREDRRGWFISPEPLVYDPTQTLNFMNMAKSQGRVATTQLLGAKTMLAPKHASTLLGLPPFSEVHRIDRVRSLEDRPVMHVTNYVRPELFPNLLDFDLSMSLTDIYREHFGVVYSKIKYRVSTSSLLGDTAQSLRATSGTPAMVVERINYSQTGELIDCDIEYWRHDAISIESLAELKR
- a CDS encoding putative 2-aminoethylphosphonate ABC transporter substrate-binding protein; its protein translation is MMSNRFVKGSIATLVSLLATNAFAAQEVTVYTAFETDILAKYKNAFEAENPDISINWVRDSTGIMTAKLLAEKNNPQAEVVWGLAGSSMALLKNEGILTSYTPNGVDDLRVSLNDPEGEQAWFGNDAFFNAICFNEIVAEQLNLPMPKSWEDLTNPVYKGHISMPNPASSGTGYMQVSAWLQNMGEDQGWSYMQKLDDNIAHYTHSGSKPCVEAGMGEVAIGISMASRGARLKTQGAPLAVITPAGIGWESEAVGLVKESDAAKRVVDWSISKAANELYVEMYPVVGHKEVEATVAHFPDVETNMAEMDFARMGNERADVLKKWAAKFDAKSEPRS